In Spirochaeta thermophila DSM 6578, the DNA window GACGAGCAGTCCCCTTCCGAGATGTGGGCTGTGCTCGCCCGTACACCCCACTTCTACGCCCGGCTCGACTGGCTCCCCGGCGGCCGGAAGCTTTGGCACTTCCTCCGCCCCCTCGGCCCTACCGTGCTCACCGGCCTTCCTCTCGGCAGATGGGCAGCCCCCCAGAAGCGGGAGTGGTGCCGCATCCACCTCGGCCCGGATGTGCAGGTGCTCACGTGCCTCTCACGACACAAGGCCACCACGGCACAAAAGGTGCTCCAGCCTGGTGAAATCCCTGTGCTCATCGACGACAGGGAAAGCCTCAGGGCATCCTGGGAGGCGATAGGCGGTATCTTCATCCACCACACCTCAGCGGAGGAGAGCATCGGAGCGCTCCGCATCCTCCTCACCCGCTCAGAAGGGAGCGACCGACCCGGCCCCTGAGACATCCACATCTACCTCTGACGGATTCCCCCTGTATCTGAGTGATCCTACACCCGAGACCGAACCCAACAGCCGTTCAGTCACCCAGAGCGTCACATGAGCTGCTCCCGATATCTCCACCTCGGCTTCCTCAACCTCTACTTCATACAAATCCACCCTCCCTGCTCCTGAAACCTCAAGCTCAAGTTCGCCAAACGCGGCCTCCTTGCCCACCACATCCGCAGCGCCCGACACCTCAAGGGAGAACCGATCCTCAACAAGTCCACGGAAAGTGAGTTCGCATGCGCCTGAGAGTTCCACTGACCTCAAGGAGGGAACGGTAATCCTCGCAACAGGAGTGGGGACGTTTCCCCACATAGTGACCCTTCCCCGCCATCCAAGAGAGAGGATGTCCCCTCTCTCTTTTACCTCCAGATACTCAAACAGACGTTCAGGTGCCTCAACCTCAACCGACCACTCATCCCCTTTCACCACCCTTATTTCCCACACACCTGAAGATACTATCTTTGAAAAGCCTCTCCCCTCCACCTTCCTGGTCTCTACATCTCCCCATGACAGGGGATGTGGTTCTCCCACACAGGAAGCAATCCCGGGGAAGAGTCCTACCAGGAGCACCATAACCCCGATCCACACTTCCAGAAGTATGTTCGTCACCTTACGTCTCATGCGATTCCTCCTTCCATGTCGTATAGTAATGAATTAGATCATCAGCTGTGATCCCGAGGGTATCCATCATAAGGAAAACCTCCGGAAGCACCTCTTTAAAAAATCTTTCTCGCTGGAGCTCCTTCACCTTTTCCTTTGCCCCTTCGCTCACATAAAAGCCTGTACCCCGCTGCTTGTGAATAACACCGTGTCGTTCCAGATACCCATAGGTCTTGAGCACTGTATTTGGATTCACCTCCATCTCCTCTGCAAGGTCTCGCACTGAGGGAATGCGCTCCCCTTCCTTGAAACTCCCGGAGACGATCTTCTCGAAGATGTGATCTGCGATCTGAAGATAGATTGGTCGCGTCTCTTTAAACTCCACGCGCTTCCCTCTCCCTTATCCTGAAGTAAGAAAGTACCCAGAACCACACTGAGGTGAAGAGTGAAAGGCCTATTGAAAACATCCTCCATGAGCCAAGAGGAAAGCTGAATCCATCGAAACCTCCGAAAGGAACACCCCTGAGCTTGCTCCATGCCCATATGCTAAACACCACTATGGCTGAGAGAAAGATCATTCCACCCAGTGAAGCGAGGACGGTCTTCCCTACAGGATGGGAGGTGAAGTACACCCCTCCAAAGTAGAACAGCGCGTGCCCCAGGAGATAGGTGAGAAGGGCATCCCCCACCCCCGGGGGATAGAGGGGTACGAGAAAGCCCGCATGATGCGCAGGATCAAAAAGGGCAAACACAAGCACAGCGAGCATGCGGCCCACCCATATGAGAGGGAAACACACAAGGGGCCAGATGATGAGGGAAGGTATCATGCGATAGATGGTCTTTTCCCATGAAGCGAGGGGAAGGGTGTACCACTCATGACGTGTCCCCTTCTGCTGAAGCTCCTTGTGCGCTGCCGCTGCACTCACCCATCCTGTGAAGGAAAAGATAAACAGATAGGCTGAGGCATCCCCTCCTTGAGGATCCACAGAAAGTCCAAGACACATGAAGACAAACGAGAGTGCCGCAACCACTCCAGGGATGGTGTAGAGGCTGTCCCGTCGTAAGAGGGCATCCCGCATGAGGTAACGAGAGGCTCTATACACTATCGAGTTCATCATACTCCCTCCTTTTCAAGGAATCTCGCGAACGCCTCTGGTTCGGTACGCGCCGCATCGAAGAGGAGCTCGAGGTCCACCTCGCCCTTGCCGCCACCCGGAAGGATCGCTCCATAGCCGCCGGGGACCTTCTCTGCGTAGAGGGCAGCGGAGGGCACCTCGGGCGCCACCACGAAGGAGAAACGTTCCTGAAGGTCATCCATTGAGGCATGGAGCACCACCCTCCCCTTACGGAGGATGATCACCGGGTCGATGAGGTGTTCCAGATCGCGCACCTGGTGGGTGCTTATGAGGAACGTACGGCCTTCTGCTGCATACCGAGGGATGAGCCGCCGTACCTGACGCTTTGAGGGTATGTCGAGGCCGTTCGTAGGCTCATCCAGAAGGAGGAGAGGGACCCCGGTTGCGAGGGCAAAGGCCAGGAAAAACTTCTTCTGCTGACCGTACGAGAGTTGGGTGAGCTTCTTCGAGACATCCACCTCGAGGTGGTCGGAGAGCTCGAGAAACATCTCGTGGCGGTACCTTGGGTAAAATACACCCGTGGTCCGGGCGTACGTCTCAGCAACCACTGAGTAGGAGGGAAGTTCCTCGGCAAGAAAGTAGAGCTGCCCAAGCACTTCCGGATCCCTGCGGTCAGCAGGGATACCGAAGACCTCTACCGTGCCCTCATCGGGAAAAAGTTCTCCTGCGATGAGCTTGAGGAGGGTGGTCTTCCCTGCACCGTTCTCCCCTAGGAGGCCTGCCACCTGACCGGGGTAGAGACAAAGGGAAAGATCCTGGAAGAGAGGGGTGTTCTTCGTATAACTAAAGGATAGGTCTTCTATTCGGATCACAGAATCCATACGTGCTCCTTTGAAATAGTGTAATATCAATGTATAACACTATTAGTCTTTTGTCAACCTTTTGGTGCGCATCTCCTCGTCTTTCGTGTTCTCCGCACCTCTCTGACAGTGCCCTTCCACTTCACCTCTCCTCCTGTTAGACTTGTTATATGACCATACACTTTCTCTACTTTGAAGGATGCCCTCACAGCAGAGAGACGAGAGAGCACCTGGAAGAGGCGCTCCAGCAGCTAGGGCTCGATCCTCACATGGTAAAGGACGTGCGGATAGAGAACCAGGAACAGGCCGAAACGTGGCGGTTTCCTGGGTCGCCCACCATCCTTGTCGATGCCACGGACCTCGCTACAGGTGAGGTGCCCACCACCGTGGGCTTCACCTGCAGGGTGTACCACATAGAGGGAAAGCCCACAGGTGTGCTTCCCACCCGGTTCATCGTGGAGCGACTCGAGTCTTTTCTCTCTCGCATGTAACACCGTCATACGCTCTGGCACACCCGTGTACCCATGATAAGGTTAAAGAGAGCGGTTCATTCCCTCTATTACATCAAACGGGAGGTGCCATGAAACGTGTGCTGTGTGCGCTTCTCTTTGTCGTACTCTCTCTTTCCCCTCTCTCCGCCACGGACTGGAAATCCATCACCACCCCCCACTTCAAGATCCTCTTTCCTGCGGAGCTAGAGGAGGATGCACAATACGTTGCAAACCTCCTGGAGCAGCACGTAGAGGAGATCTTCGGGATACGGCCAGAGGGTCCTGCACGCACCTGGCCGGTGGTCCTCTGGAACACCACCATGACGGCGAACGGCTCGGTGGGCCTCCCCCCTGCGGTGAGTTACTGGTACGAGGTGCCCTACGTGCGCGGCGGCCTGTTCGCAGGCGACTGGTACTCGCTCCTCGCTGTGCACGAAGGCCGCCACATGGCACAGGTAGATGCGGCCCGCCTGGGTCCCTGGTGGCTCTACTACGCCCTCGCCGGGGAGGCCGGCGAGGCGGTACACGAAGCCCTCACCATGCCCCTGTGGTTCATGGAGGGCGATGCGGTGTGGGCTGAGACGGCCTTCTCCGACAGGGGCAGGGGCCGCGTCCCGGCTTTCGCCTCGCAGTTCAGGGCCCTCACCCT includes these proteins:
- a CDS encoding GIN domain-containing protein — encoded protein: MRRKVTNILLEVWIGVMVLLVGLFPGIASCVGEPHPLSWGDVETRKVEGRGFSKIVSSGVWEIRVVKGDEWSVEVEAPERLFEYLEVKERGDILSLGWRGRVTMWGNVPTPVARITVPSLRSVELSGACELTFRGLVEDRFSLEVSGAADVVGKEAAFGELELEVSGAGRVDLYEVEVEEAEVEISGAAHVTLWVTERLLGSVSGVGSLRYRGNPSEVDVDVSGAGSVAPF
- a CDS encoding GntR family transcriptional regulator; this encodes MEFKETRPIYLQIADHIFEKIVSGSFKEGERIPSVRDLAEEMEVNPNTVLKTYGYLERHGVIHKQRGTGFYVSEGAKEKVKELQRERFFKEVLPEVFLMMDTLGITADDLIHYYTTWKEESHET
- a CDS encoding ATP-binding cassette domain-containing protein, which produces MDSVIRIEDLSFSYTKNTPLFQDLSLCLYPGQVAGLLGENGAGKTTLLKLIAGELFPDEGTVEVFGIPADRRDPEVLGQLYFLAEELPSYSVVAETYARTTGVFYPRYRHEMFLELSDHLEVDVSKKLTQLSYGQQKKFFLAFALATGVPLLLLDEPTNGLDIPSKRQVRRLIPRYAAEGRTFLISTHQVRDLEHLIDPVIILRKGRVVLHASMDDLQERFSFVVAPEVPSAALYAEKVPGGYGAILPGGGKGEVDLELLFDAARTEPEAFARFLEKEGV
- a CDS encoding DF family (seleno)protein yields the protein MTIHFLYFEGCPHSRETREHLEEALQQLGLDPHMVKDVRIENQEQAETWRFPGSPTILVDATDLATGEVPTTVGFTCRVYHIEGKPTGVLPTRFIVERLESFLSRM